Genomic window (Spirosoma sp. KCTC 42546):
GAGGTGGAGGAAACTGCACACTAGACTGATAAACAATACACGGGACCGAATCCTCGGGGGAGGGAAGTTCAAGGTGAATACACTGGCCAATTAGTTCATCGACCCGGTAGCCTAGTAAGCTTTCACTAGCCTGGTTGGCCGTTTGGATTACCCCATGGATATCTGTCGAGATAATAGCCTGGCCAGCATGCCGCAAAATGGCCTGGTGCAAGGTCGACAAACGCCTGATTTCGCTGGTACGCTCCTCTACCCGTTGTTCCAGTTCCTCGGTGTATTGAGCAAGCTGTTCATCCAACTTTTGCTGCTGAAGAACAATAGCGAATGGACCAGCCAGTTCCTCAGCAATTTGACGATAGTCATCCGTAAAGAAATAAGGATTAACCGAGACCAGAGTTAAAACGCCAATACATTCTTTCTGGCTGTATAACGGTATGGTAACTAATGAGTGCGCCCCCGCTTCATAGATAAGCAACCCAGGCACAACCCCTAAATTATAGGCCCGTAAATCAGGATAATAATTTGATTGATAGGGAACCTGAGTTCCCTGAAACTGCTCATAGAAATACTGTGCCGGCATAATAAACTGGGGGTTCATATCCAGCTCTCCTTCAACAATCCGGTATTTGGCGGTTGACAGTCCCGTGTTTTCATCGATTTGGAATAACGTTATTCGATCACAAGGGACCATGAAATTTATATATTTCATGGAGGTGACCACAGGCGATTGATCCGCTAAACGATAACTTAATAGTGTCTGGTCAATTGCATGTAAACTTTCCAGACGCTGGCTGGTACGCTGGATCATGGCTTCCTGCTGTATACGTTGAAGCACACTGGCAATCAACGTACTGAATGTCTCCAGCAACAAAATGTCATTCTGATCCCATTGCTGCGGATGCCCGATTGTGTAAAAAGCGATAAACCCAAACGTTTTTCTGTCCTGAATCAGCGGAAGATTGATGACCGAATAAATCGACATGGCTTTAAACAGGGCTTCCTCCTCTATTGCATGTGGGGGAAGCTTGTTGACTTCCAGGCGAATTGTTTTCCCTTGCTCTAACTCCTGATGTGCCCATTCGAAATTGGTAATAGGCGCATTTTTTAGTTTATCTTTCAAGGACAGAATACCAGGCGCACACCACTCATGAATACAGCTCCCTCGTGTATAGCCATCCGAATACATGAAAATAGACGCCCGCTCGGCGTTTATGTGGGTACTGATCTGTTCCAGCGCTTCTTCGATATATCCATCAACGTCAGTAGCCTTAATAGTCAGTAGCTTACTTGACACCCGTGATATAATAGATTCCATCGCCAGCCGTCGCTGTAAGGTAATCTCCGTTCTTTTTTGCGCACTTACATCCTGAATGTTCACCAGAAGCTGGTCGTCTATCCGGCTTAGGCTAACCTTGAGCCACATATCTTCCCCTTCTATAGCATGGCATGTAAGCAATTGTTGGGCTTCTCCTGTCTGGATAACCGTTACGGCAGGGTCAAAAAAACTGTTCTCCTGACCGGGTTGAAAGACCCATTTAACCGGCTTATCAATTAATTCTTCCTGTGTTCGCCGGAACATGTGGGCGAATGCATCATTAACCATCTGATACCGAAAATCGGTTACTTCTCCCAGGCTATTGCAGATAGGCTTCACAAAGGCGACCCCTTGTAAAGATGTGTAAAACCATCTTTGTAGTAGCTTATCCATTTCTAACGAGAAGGGTATCGCCCAGCAATTAATATCCTGATTATCAGTATTTTTTCAACAAAAAAAATCGACAGTGAGTAGCTGGATAAGCGGCCTGAAAAACTAAAAAGGAGCATTTTTCGTGGCTGATCAGGTCGTTGATAAACAGGATAGAATACATAGGAAACCAATAGATTTAATTGTCACTATATGTAAGGTTGACATTTAAATAATTAGCTGACAAACGTCTAGCACTTTTTCGGTGACCATTATATTTGTCAAGGAAAGCTGTACAATCCAGATCGGTATAATGGATACTATCTACGGTTTTGGCTGATGCATTGTAGGCAATAATTGGGATTGACTTCCAGGCTGTATCTCTTTTGAGCAAAAGCAGTACTTCATAGCCTGTCAGGATGGACAGTTGTAAGTTCAATAAAATCAAGTCAGGAAGTCGGTTGTCCAGGCGGTGGGTAAGTTGAGTGAGCAATTGAGTGCCATCGCTAAAAAATCGCACGTTACAATTTTCCGGTTGATCAGCAAGAATAAGCTTAAGCAGATAGTGTTCCTGCTGTCCATCATCAACCACATAAATCAGAGAGTTTCGATAATTATTCATACGGTAGATAGTAATTATTCCGTTAAATTTAATTCTCCACAAAAAATTTTTTTAACTAAATCAACCTACATGCACTACTAGTTCATAAAATTTGGTGGTTAGCTAAGTAAAAAATAGTACACAGAAATGCCTATTCTTTAGCTAGCCAACTGTTTTATTTACCACCACAAAGCATCTGTATTTTTTCAAGTACTATGTATAAAATTTTAATATATTCCCCAAAAAAAGCGATTTTTCCATAACAAATTAGAGTAGGTAATCAACTTTTACGACTAACGTATTAGTATAAATCAAGTCATTAGTAAGTCAGGAAGTGCCAAACAATAATTTACTTGCCAATAAAAAGCAATGAACAGCTAAAATTATTTTCCTTGTTTATTGTGGCTGATGATTATTAACTCTATGTAAACCTAGTATATGTAGATATAAGGACCTAACAGCCATACTCAGGTTTTGCGTGAAATCGCCAATTTCCTGGTCGAAATGACCTAAATAGCCGTAAACGATATATCATATGTGTTTCATATCATACAATACATAAACAGGCAGTAAATTATAATAATATCTATTTTTACATAACTATACATATAATTTTACCCTAAATTAGTGACCTCTATAATAGACATAAAGCATAGTACACTGAATTATAGCCAACTTAAGTTTCAGGTACCATTCAGTATCAATTACCCGACCAAGCCAATTTGAGCCTTCTTTTTAGTAAATGTTTTTTAATCTATCATTGTTAAGTTCTATATAATTACTTTTAACTCTTTTTATTAGAGCTGTTGCCATTCACCTAAAGCTAACAATTCGAATTTACGTAATCAAAGACTGTATAATTAAAATAAATTTCAGAATATAAACAGTACAAATCATTGACTTTTCCATTGATAATAAAGGTAGGATTACAAATAATAGTAAGTAGCAAAAACAGACAGCGCCATTTTTTATTTTTACTGTTATACAATCATATTTCCAAATCTTCGTGGTTGATCATGCTTGAACTTTATAACTGACTAAATCATAATACCTACTTCCGCATATAAGCCCTACAAACGAAAGAAGGTAAAATCAATATTCACTTTTGGATTGATTTATAAATAAAAATCTCTATTTACGCGAAAATCAGTTATTCGAAAATAAAACCTAAACCGTACTTTGTAATAATAAACCATTTACTTCTGAGCCTATTGCTAGCTAGTAGCTTACCCGGCCTGGCGCAAAAAGCGATTCCCGGCAAAATTGAAGCTGAAAGCTATTCTGCCAAACAAGGTGTAAGTACAGAAACTACGACCGACACTAATGGTGGGGTGGATGTGGGGTGGATTGGAAAACAAATCGTTGCATCCTGGCCACCCTGATCGCCGAATTTCCTGTGCTGAACCTTTGTGAAGTGGATGACGTCTACTTATCAGTTTTACTGACCATCAATCATCCATCAACAACGAGTCCATGCGTTTTTTTCTTTTCTTATCTAGCTTCTGGGTCCATGTAGCCTTCTCCCAATCGGCTATGGTGAAGGGGTTACTCCCGGCAAAATTTTCCGGGAAGCCGGTGCAATTAACCCTCATGAATTATGAAACACGCAAGGACAGGAAAGTCCAGGAAGTAGTTGCCGACGCTAAAGGATCATTTCAATTTACGATACCGCTGAAAGAACCGCTCATTTATACAATCAGCGTGGCGGATTCGGGACTGGTGCAGGTGGTAGCCAAGCCAGGTGATGCGCTCAAGTTGGAATTCAAAAAAGATGAAATCGTATGCTCCGGTTCTAAGGACACACAATACCTGATCGACTACGAGCGTAATCGCCGGGATGTGTTTGCTAAATACCTGAAGCGCACCTATGATTCATCGGCAGTAGCGGTAAAAAGTGGTAACAAGGCCCGGATTGAGTACTGGAACGTTGAGCACGAGAAAGCGTCTGAAAATTATAAAGCTGAGCTGGCCACCTGGGTTGAACAGCCTTTCTTTATCAACTCACTCGCTGCGGTTCATCACAGCATGCGCTGGCATTCGGATAATGACATCAACCTGATGGACCAGATGGTGGCCATCTTTCAGAAAAAATACCCTGGTTTTGAATTAACACGACAGCTTGTTAGCAAAGTGGCAGCTACCAAACGTATTGCATTAGGCGCTATAGCCCCGGAATTCATGGCAAAGGACACGGCTAACCATACCGTCGATTTGAAAAATTATCGAGGTAAATATACGCTGGTCGATTTCTGGGCTTCCTGGTGCGGCCCCTGCCGACAGGAAAGCCCAACGCTGGTGAGACTTTACAAAACGTACAAAGACAAAGGGTTTGCTATTTTAAGCGTGTCGATCGACACCGATAAATCCAGGTGGGTGAATGCTATCAAAAAAGATGGCTATACCTGGGAGAATGTATCTGAGTTGGATGGCTATTCGGGTTCAACGGCCGCGTTGTACACGGTTACCGCCATACCTAATAGTTTTTTGCTTGATAAAGACGGAAAAATTATCGCCAAAAATCTGAGGGGTAAAAACCTGGAGGACAAATTAATTGCGCTCATGGGCCAGTAACCAGGGAGAATGGAGGTAACTGGTAAAGAGAAGGTCAGGGAATATACCTATTGGGGCTTTCGTAGTTAGCGGCTTAATTTGGGCAATTACTAGAAAAGCCGCGTCAGCATAGGCTGAGCGCGGCTTTTCTAGTAACAACGAATGAACTGGACTAGATTAGGGCTGTCCTCCCCCACCAGCCGCTCCGTATACCTGGCCTGTAGCATAACTGCCATCATTAGCCGCCAGTTGAACGTAAATAGATGCCAGCTCGGCGGGTTGGCCAGGGCGGCCCAGCGGGGTATTTCCGCCGAAGGTTTTTAGCTTTTCCTGCGTGGCCCCACCGCTGGGTTGTAATGGTGTCCATATAGGGCCCGGCGCTACACCATTTACCCGAATACCCTTGGGGCCAAGCTGTTTAGCCAGCGACTTGACAAAATTCATCGTAGCCGCTTTGGTCTGCGCATAGTCGTATAAATTGGGCGAAGGGTCATAAGCCTGCTCGGATGTTGTTCCGATAATGGACGATCCGGGCGGCATGTGCGGTAAAGCGGCTTTAATAATCCAGAAGGGTGCATAAATGTTGGTTTTCATCGTCGCGTCAAAATCTTCCGAAGAGACATCCAGTATAGACTCCCGACTTTGCTGCCGGGCCGCATTACTCACCAGAATATCTAATCCACCCAATCCTTTTACGGCTTCCTCCACCAGTTGCTTACAGAACGCTTCGGTGCGGATATCGCCAGGAATAGCAATCGCTTTCCGGCCTTCTTTCTTGATTAAATCCACTACCTCCCTGGCGTCGGATTCCTCGGCCGGCAGATAGTTAATGGCCACATCGGCTCCTTCGCGGGCATAGGCAATTGCAGCGGCTCGACCCATGCCTGAATCTCCTCCGGTAATCAACGCTTTTCGGCCAAGTAAGCGCCCAGATCCTTTATAACTGGTCTCGCCATGGTCGGGACGCGGGTCCATTTTGCTGGCTAACCCTGGCCAGGGCTGCGGCTGGGGCTTAAATGGAGGTTTGGGATATTTCGTGGTCGGATCGACAAGCGGTGCCGGAGCCAATGACCCTACTACCTGAGACTCCGAATTGGCCAACACTGCCGGTGCCAGTACGGTAGCCGCCAGACCACTGCCAATGCCACCAATGAGCTGGCGTCGGCTGAGTTGATTTTCATTGATCATGGTTGTTTTCGTAAGTTGAGTAAGTGATTACTACTTGATATTATAGTTAGCCCGTAGGTTATATGCCTCAACGAGTCGTAGTAGCGTAAGGTTAGATTTTTCTTGCTATTTAATGAGGTAGGGCTTTTTGAAAGCACCGGCAGTAAACTCAAGTGCCCCGGCAGGCAACTGTTACTACGCTTCTCTACTAATTCATGCCATCTTTAAACGTCTATTCGATTGCAGTGTTGCCCTCACCCGTATTCAAACTGAATCAGTATACCACCAATCACCCACCCTCTTTATGAAACCAGGTTACCTGTTGATTCCTATGCTTTTCGGAATCGCTCTTTCGCCCACATTTGGACAGGAGCACTCGACTCAATACACCCAGGCGCGGCCTGGCAGAGCTGTGCTGGACATCGGAATCCGACTTCAGAAATCAATTAATCTGTATGCCGAAAATGGCCTTACGGTGCAGTATACTCACCCCAAACTGGCGTCCAGCCGATTGTATATCGGGCTCAGCTACGTTAGTTCGCGACTGGGAACAGCCTTTCACTCGAATGCCATTAAGCAGGACAACTACCTGGTCTCGGCTTCCTATTATTTCAGGCCTACATGGTTGATTCAACCCGTTGTCAAGGCGAATGTGGGCTACTTTGCCGCCCATTATGGAAGCCCCCTATTCGACGAATTAGCCAGAACCTCGCTGCTGGCGTCTCCTGAAGTTGGCCTGTGTTACTGCCCCAACTTTCCACTCAAAATCAACGCGTCTGTCGGCTATAACCTGCTTACCGGCAACGGTCTTTCAGGGCCAGGTACGTTGTATCCTGTTTTTGTCCAGACCAGTATCAGCTGGAACATTCTTAAAACGCCCAAAAACTAATATGAAAACAATCCTTAGTCTCTTGGTCCTACTTGTGATTACCCTGGCCTGTTCACCCGAACCCACCATCACAAAAGACATGCTGGATGGGGGAACCTTGTTCGATCCATCGCTCTACAAGCCAGCGAACTACCTGGTATCGAAAGCAATGCCAAACCCGACGCCTGAGCAGGCCAGGAAACCCGTTATTATTGCCTGTCATGGCTATTCGGCCACTACATTTGAGTGGGATGAATTTCGAAGCTGGTCCAGTGGCCGGACTGATTTTTACCTGTCGCAGGTGCTGCTGGGCGGACATGGGCGAAGTTACGACGACTTCAAAACGTCAACCTGGCACGACTGGCAGGCGGCCATTATGGATGAATATAGTCAGTTGGAAAAGGCTGGCTATCAAAATATCAACTTACTCACCTCCTCTACGAGTGGCGCTTTACTACTGGAATTGGTTGCTTCTGGCTACTTTGCCAACCACATTAAACCCCAGAATCTGCTGCTGGTTGATCCCATCGTAATTCCCTCCGACAAATCCTTATCGCTAATTGGGGCGCTTGGGCCTATGCTGGGTTATATTGAAACGAAACAGTCGGCTGATGAGGATAAAGTCTATTACCACTTTCGGCCCCAGGAAACCCTGCAACAACTCCAAAGTCTGCTGACCGTGGTTCGTCAGGATTTAGAGAAAGGAATAACGTTGCCTTCGGGCTGCAGTCTGAAGGTCTACAAGTCGAAAAAAGACCCATCAGCCGATCCGGTCAGCGCAGTACTGATCTATCAGGGCAGCCAAACCGCCGACGGAAAGCCGATAACCGTTGAGTTGATCGACTCTGAACTACATGTATACACACGCCTGAAACTTCGGGATTCGGTTACGGCCAAAGACCAGCAAAACCAGACGGCTACCTTTACAGACATTAGCAATCTGGTTATTGGTCGTTAGGTATTGGTTATTAGCTATCGACTATTATCTGACTATCAAACAAATAGCCAATAACAAATAAAATATTCAGTTATCCAGCCCCATCTTTTTTAGAAACTCGGGCTTTACCCGTCGGGCTACATCCACCTCGCTCCCATCTGTCATCATTAGGGTGCCTCCATCGCCCCGTCGATACTTAGTGATGTAGTTCAGGTTAACCAAGTGGGATTTATGCACCTTAAAGAAATGGTCATGGTCAATCAGCACCTGCTCAAATTCGGCCATTGAGCGCGAAGCCACCAACTCCTTTCGGTTAATAAAGTGAACCGTCGTGTAGCTGCCCATGGCCTCAATTCTGATGATGTCGTCGGAAGTAAACAGCAGAACACTTTCCAGGGTTGGAATAGGTATTTTCCTGACCCGCTCGCGCTCTTCCCGGATCATTTTGAGCACTTGCTGAAGTTCGTCGCTGGCGGTGGGTTGTGTCTGCTGCAATTGATTTTCCAGTACCAGATTATGTCGTTCAACCAACTGCTGGTTTTCGTCAAGTCGTTTAAGTGCCAGTTCCTGCGCCTGGCTGATACTGTTACGCAGTAAGTTGATTCGGTCAATCAACGCAAACGTAAGCAGAGTCACCTGGCAAACGGCCCCAATCTGATACCCATAGTAGGTTACTGTGTGATCGAAGGAGATAATATTGAATAGGGTAAGCACCAATAATAAAACTTCAACGATATAAATACCCCACCCCAGCAGGTAGAACCGGGCAGGCCGAAAGCCCCGGCGATACAGCCAAAATCCCGTGGCCAGAAACGACAGGAAGGTAACCAGAACAATTACGTTGAAGGCCATCTCGGCCGACTGAATACCCATTATTTTAGCCAAAACGACCCCAATGGCCAGGATACTAACCCCCTGATAAGCTCGATTAATATGGGGGTGAACGGCGCTGATGTTCAGGAAAGAAACCGAGAACGCAATACTGGTTAGCAACGTAAAGAGCCGAATGAGACTGGAGTTGATCCCATTGTTCATGTAGGGCATATCCCGCCAGAGAAGATCGAACAGGTACCCCTCAAATGTCAACAGTGTGAGTGCTGAGAAGATCACATGCAGGGTATACAGGAGGTAGGTTCGGTCATGCAGTGACACAAACATGAAAAAGCTAAACAGGGCAATCAACGCCATGACACCCACCACGAAGGCGTTGATCATTGTTTCGCGGTATACTTTTTGAACCACCGGCCGAATAGTACCCAGTTTAATGGGTAACACCAGCCCGTTCATATCCTTGAGCGCGATATACAACTGCCTGGGGTGCCGACCCAGATAAAGTGTGATACTATTAATGCCAAAATACCGGTTTGAAAATGGACGCAAGACCCCCGTCTCCAAAAAGTAAGTGGTATCCTCGCTGACAACGTAGGCATCGACAAAGTCAACATCCTGAGCTTCCAGGATGGCATAGACGGGTTCGTTGGTTTGATTGCCAATATCCCACTTAAGCCAGATTCGGGAGGAAGTAAATCCCAGGTTGATGACCTTATCCAGGCTGTTGGTAAACTGGGCATCCGGCATCTTACTAATCTGAACGTGGGAGAGTTGATTCGTTGTATCCTCAAAATAGCGAGCAAAAGAGCCCATCTCAAGCAACTCAGTGGCGCGGTCGTAACGGATAATTTGTTGAGCCTGTAAACAGACTGAGGTAAGCAGGTAAACGCAAAACAGGGCAAGTATACGGTTCTGCATTATTTTGGACAAAATAGCACCTTAAATATATTCAGTTTCTTTATTTGGGTAATATAAGTCTAAATTTCAGGAATCGGGTGCCTTTCGCCGATTTCGCCACTCGATTCCCAGTTTTTTCCGGATAATCCTCTATTAGCTACGCTTCCGGCCAGGCAGAATCATAAACTTGATGTCAAGCTGTTTTTAGACAGGCTTGGTTTGTAAGGACTTCCGGCGTGGATGTAGCCTGGTGCACCTCAGGTTATTTTTCTAAAGAAAATGGCCCAGAGTCCTAAAAATGCCATTCGTAGTTTCCCGCCGAAGATAAACTCAGACCTGCCGAAGGTAAACCGGCAACTTGATAGCCCGCTAGTATACGCTACGTTTGACCTGTTCCTTCCTGAAATAAGTCAATTTTTTTCAAGTTACTATGGCACGCCCAGTTATCCTCTCCCTTACTTTCCTGGTCAGTTTAATATGTATACCAGCCTGCCAGCGGCAACAAGCGTTGGTTCCACGCTCAAAGCCATACGACTATGCATCTGCTACTGAAGTTCAGGCTGAGATAAAAAACGCATCTCTATATACGTTAGCTATAATTTCGAAAATTGGCGAACAGCCCTACGACTCAGTTGCCACCAACAGTAGCCTGCAGGTGCAGCCTCAACCATCCACTAAGCCCGATGTTCAACTACGAAAGGGATTCCGGCAAGATACGCTTATTGCTCCAGCACACCAGCTAGCCCCTATTGAAACGGATCTGGATACGAAGGTTGCCCAAAAGCCGATGTACAATTCAACAAAACAGCAGGGCATTTCTACGCTGTTAGCTGTCGGACTAGCAGTGGTTGCCGTTACGAGTGGAACCTTTAAAATACCTAACCTACAGGATCACATTATACCTGGTCTGCTGTCTCTTATTGCTGGAACAATCGTATTCTTTATTCGTAAAGCGTCGGGTAAGTAGCTTTTTCCCCTTTGACTATATTTCACACTTTTGATCTCCACATTCACATGAAAACCCGCTACCTGGCAAAATTTACTTTCCGCTTCCTCATCCCATTTAGTAGTTGTTTTTCGGCCAATGCTCAACTAACCCAGACGTTACGGGGGCATGTTGTCGATAAGGAGTCCAAATTTCCATTGGCTGGTGCTACGGTTCAGATAATAGCTACTGGAAAGGGCATTTTGAGCGATACAACAGGGACATTTCGCCTGACAGGCGTGCCCCTGGGACGCCATACGGTGAAGGTTTCCCTGCTTGGCTACAAGGATATGTTGCTGAATGATATCCTCATTGATGCTGGACGGGAGAAGATCCTGGATATTGAGCTGGACGAGGACATCCGACAGTTAGCTACTGTTACCGTAGCCGCCCAACGGACTGGCGAAGCCCGTAATGAAATGGCCGTTGTATCGGCCCGTCAGTTTTCGGT
Coding sequences:
- a CDS encoding PleD family two-component system response regulator, whose amino-acid sequence is MNNYRNSLIYVVDDGQQEHYLLKLILADQPENCNVRFFSDGTQLLTQLTHRLDNRLPDLILLNLQLSILTGYEVLLLLKRDTAWKSIPIIAYNASAKTVDSIHYTDLDCTAFLDKYNGHRKSARRLSANYLNVNLTYSDN
- a CDS encoding peroxiredoxin; translated protein: MNYETRKDRKVQEVVADAKGSFQFTIPLKEPLIYTISVADSGLVQVVAKPGDALKLEFKKDEIVCSGSKDTQYLIDYERNRRDVFAKYLKRTYDSSAVAVKSGNKARIEYWNVEHEKASENYKAELATWVEQPFFINSLAAVHHSMRWHSDNDINLMDQMVAIFQKKYPGFELTRQLVSKVAATKRIALGAIAPEFMAKDTANHTVDLKNYRGKYTLVDFWASWCGPCRQESPTLVRLYKTYKDKGFAILSVSIDTDKSRWVNAIKKDGYTWENVSELDGYSGSTAALYTVTAIPNSFLLDKDGKIIAKNLRGKNLEDKLIALMGQ
- a CDS encoding SDR family oxidoreductase, which encodes MINENQLSRRQLIGGIGSGLAATVLAPAVLANSESQVVGSLAPAPLVDPTTKYPKPPFKPQPQPWPGLASKMDPRPDHGETSYKGSGRLLGRKALITGGDSGMGRAAAIAYAREGADVAINYLPAEESDAREVVDLIKKEGRKAIAIPGDIRTEAFCKQLVEEAVKGLGGLDILVSNAARQQSRESILDVSSEDFDATMKTNIYAPFWIIKAALPHMPPGSSIIGTTSEQAYDPSPNLYDYAQTKAATMNFVKSLAKQLGPKGIRVNGVAPGPIWTPLQPSGGATQEKLKTFGGNTPLGRPGQPAELASIYVQLAANDGSYATGQVYGAAGGGGQP
- a CDS encoding carboxylesterase; the encoded protein is MKTILSLLVLLVITLACSPEPTITKDMLDGGTLFDPSLYKPANYLVSKAMPNPTPEQARKPVIIACHGYSATTFEWDEFRSWSSGRTDFYLSQVLLGGHGRSYDDFKTSTWHDWQAAIMDEYSQLEKAGYQNINLLTSSTSGALLLELVASGYFANHIKPQNLLLVDPIVIPSDKSLSLIGALGPMLGYIETKQSADEDKVYYHFRPQETLQQLQSLLTVVRQDLEKGITLPSGCSLKVYKSKKDPSADPVSAVLIYQGSQTADGKPITVELIDSELHVYTRLKLRDSVTAKDQQNQTATFTDISNLVIGR
- a CDS encoding 7TM diverse intracellular signaling domain-containing protein; translation: MQNRILALFCVYLLTSVCLQAQQIIRYDRATELLEMGSFARYFEDTTNQLSHVQISKMPDAQFTNSLDKVINLGFTSSRIWLKWDIGNQTNEPVYAILEAQDVDFVDAYVVSEDTTYFLETGVLRPFSNRYFGINSITLYLGRHPRQLYIALKDMNGLVLPIKLGTIRPVVQKVYRETMINAFVVGVMALIALFSFFMFVSLHDRTYLLYTLHVIFSALTLLTFEGYLFDLLWRDMPYMNNGINSSLIRLFTLLTSIAFSVSFLNISAVHPHINRAYQGVSILAIGVVLAKIMGIQSAEMAFNVIVLVTFLSFLATGFWLYRRGFRPARFYLLGWGIYIVEVLLLVLTLFNIISFDHTVTYYGYQIGAVCQVTLLTFALIDRINLLRNSISQAQELALKRLDENQQLVERHNLVLENQLQQTQPTASDELQQVLKMIREERERVRKIPIPTLESVLLFTSDDIIRIEAMGSYTTVHFINRKELVASRSMAEFEQVLIDHDHFFKVHKSHLVNLNYITKYRRGDGGTLMMTDGSEVDVARRVKPEFLKKMGLDN